In Paracoccaceae bacterium Fryx2, a single genomic region encodes these proteins:
- the cysK gene encoding cysteine synthase A produces the protein MSIYDDNSQSIGNTPLVRLNRITDGAGATVLAKIEGRNPAYSVKCRIGAAMIWDAEARGLLGPGKELVEPTSGNTGIALAFVAAARGIPITLTMPETMSIERRKLLLAYGATLVLTEGAKGMKGAIAKAMEIAESDPKYVLLQQFENPANPAIHEATTGPEIWKDTGGNIDIFVAGVGTGGTITGVTRYLKHTQGKAVLSVAVEPAASPVLTQTRDGLAVAPGPHKIQGIGAGFVPGVMDLSLIDAIEQVSNEEAVEVARRLAREEGILAGISCGAAAAVAVRLAKRPENAGKTIVVVLPDSGERYLSTVLFEGLAEVAPPTPA, from the coding sequence ATGTCCATATATGACGACAACTCGCAGTCCATCGGCAACACGCCTCTGGTTCGGCTGAACCGCATCACCGACGGAGCGGGGGCGACCGTTCTGGCAAAGATCGAGGGGCGCAACCCGGCCTATTCCGTGAAGTGCCGCATCGGTGCCGCGATGATCTGGGATGCCGAGGCGCGCGGCCTGCTGGGCCCCGGCAAGGAACTGGTGGAGCCGACCAGCGGCAACACCGGCATCGCGCTGGCCTTCGTGGCCGCTGCGCGGGGCATCCCGATCACGCTGACCATGCCCGAGACGATGAGCATCGAGCGGCGCAAGCTGCTGCTGGCCTATGGCGCGACGCTGGTGCTGACCGAGGGCGCCAAGGGCATGAAGGGCGCGATTGCGAAGGCGATGGAAATCGCCGAAAGCGACCCGAAGTACGTGCTGCTGCAGCAGTTCGAGAACCCGGCGAACCCGGCGATCCACGAGGCGACGACCGGGCCGGAGATCTGGAAGGATACCGGCGGCAACATCGACATCTTCGTGGCAGGGGTGGGCACCGGCGGCACGATCACCGGCGTCACGCGCTATCTCAAGCACACGCAGGGCAAGGCGGTGCTCTCGGTCGCGGTGGAACCTGCGGCAAGCCCGGTGCTGACGCAGACCCGCGACGGGCTGGCTGTGGCCCCCGGCCCGCACAAGATCCAGGGCATCGGCGCGGGCTTCGTGCCGGGGGTGATGGACCTGAGCCTGATCGACGCCATCGAGCAGGTCAGCAACGAGGAGGCGGTGGAGGTTGCCCGGCGGCTGGCGCGCGAAGAAGGCATTCTGGCGGGCATTTCCTGCGGCGCGGCGGCGGCAGTAGCGGTTCGTCTGGCAAAGCGGCCGGAAAATGCGGGCAAGACCATCGTGGTGGTCCTGCCGGATTCGGGCGAACGCTACCTCAGCACCGTGCTGTTCGAGGGCCTGGCCGAGGTGGCGCCGCCGACCCCCGCGTGA
- a CDS encoding glycosyltransferase family 4 protein — protein MTPRPAAFAVPGDITQKTGGYIYEHRMLQGLRDAGRAVAHLELAASFPAPSPAEMAQAVALMAAVPGDVPLIIDGLVFGAVDTAGLALVRAPIVAMIHHPLGLETGLTPDRARPLLQREAANLTLAAHVVVPSPHTAAILAADFAVTPDRITIAPPGVDRPLLPQQPQNPPLILSVGLLAARKGHDVLIDALSRITDLEWSAEIVGGTHDAAVADALHRQGRALGGRLRLAGLLDDAALQARYRAATIFALATRYEGYGMVFAEAMAHGLPIVTCATGAVPDTVTGAAGLLLPTDDAAAFAGGLRLLLTDAARRGALAAGSARRGQGLPGWQGVADAMGRVLDRL, from the coding sequence ATGACGCCCCGCCCCGCCGCCTTCGCCGTGCCGGGCGACATCACGCAGAAGACCGGCGGTTACATCTACGAACACCGGATGCTGCAGGGGCTGCGCGACGCCGGGCGCGCGGTGGCGCATCTGGAACTGGCGGCAAGTTTCCCCGCCCCCTCCCCCGCCGAGATGGCGCAGGCGGTGGCGCTGATGGCGGCGGTGCCGGGCGATGTGCCGCTGATCATCGACGGGCTGGTGTTTGGCGCGGTCGATACTGCGGGGTTGGCACTGGTGCGCGCACCGATCGTCGCGATGATCCACCATCCGCTGGGGCTGGAAACTGGGCTGACGCCGGACCGCGCCCGCCCCCTGCTGCAGCGCGAGGCCGCGAACCTGACGCTGGCCGCGCATGTCGTGGTGCCAAGCCCCCACACCGCCGCGATTCTGGCGGCCGATTTCGCGGTGACGCCCGACCGCATCACCATCGCCCCGCCGGGGGTGGACCGGCCGTTGCTGCCGCAGCAGCCGCAAAACCCGCCGCTGATCCTGTCGGTGGGGCTGCTCGCGGCGCGCAAGGGGCATGACGTGCTGATCGACGCGCTGTCGCGGATCACCGATCTGGAGTGGAGCGCCGAGATCGTCGGCGGCACGCACGATGCGGCGGTGGCGGACGCCCTGCACCGGCAGGGCCGGGCGCTGGGCGGGCGGCTGCGGCTGGCCGGGCTGCTGGACGATGCCGCCCTGCAGGCGCGCTACCGGGCCGCCACGATCTTTGCGCTGGCGACGCGCTATGAAGGCTACGGCATGGTCTTTGCCGAGGCGATGGCCCACGGCCTGCCCATCGTGACCTGCGCCACCGGGGCGGTGCCCGACACCGTGACCGGGGCTGCCGGGCTGCTGCTGCCGACGGACGATGCGGCGGCCTTTGCGGGCGGGTTGCGGCTGCTGCTGACCGATGCCGCGCGGCGGGGCGCGCTGGCCGCAGGCTCTGCCCGCCGGGGGCAGGGGCTGCCCGGCTGGCAAGGCGTGGCCGACGCGATGGGGCGCGTGCTGGACCGGCTGTGA
- a CDS encoding NAD-dependent succinate-semialdehyde dehydrogenase codes for MNAQPPHPAPPPGLGRLTDRSLLRGLGYVDGRWTAAADAADFAVTDPATGALLCRVAALGATETDAAIAAAHAAFPAWRDRLPQDRATILRRWGDLMRAAQDDLALLMTLEQGKPLAESAAEIAYAASFLDWYAAEALRVNVEGVTSHLPGAEMMVRREALGPVGVVTPWNFPSAMITRKVAAALAAGCTVVAHPSAETPLSALALAELAERAGLPAGVLNMLPGDAATIVGRMCADPRLRGLSFTGSTEIGRLVAAQCAPGLKRLVMELGGHAPLIIFADAELDRAVRIAMDAKFATSGQDCLAVNRIFVQRPLMARFTAALADRIAALRVGNGLDPASQIGPLMHSRAVAKVKAQIDDAIAKGARLVTGGTAHPGLALAWQPTLLADVPDTALIWREETFGPVAALAAFDTEAEVIARANATDYGLVAYVVTDNGARQMRLSRALDFGMVAVNRARITGGPIPFGGWKQSGLGREGSRHGLEAFTELKYICIDTAA; via the coding sequence ATGAACGCGCAGCCCCCCCACCCCGCCCCGCCTCCGGGCCTCGGCCGCCTGACAGACCGCAGCCTGCTGCGCGGCCTCGGCTATGTCGATGGCCGCTGGACCGCCGCCGCCGATGCCGCCGACTTCGCGGTGACAGACCCGGCGACCGGTGCGCTGCTGTGCCGGGTGGCGGCCCTTGGCGCCACCGAAACCGATGCCGCCATCGCCGCCGCCCATGCCGCATTTCCGGCCTGGCGCGACCGCCTGCCGCAAGACCGCGCGACGATCCTGCGCCGCTGGGGCGACCTGATGCGGGCCGCGCAGGATGACCTTGCGCTGCTGATGACGCTGGAACAGGGCAAGCCCCTGGCCGAAAGCGCGGCAGAGATTGCCTATGCCGCGAGCTTTCTCGACTGGTATGCCGCCGAGGCGCTGCGGGTGAACGTGGAAGGCGTCACCAGCCATCTGCCGGGGGCCGAGATGATGGTGCGGCGCGAGGCGCTGGGCCCGGTGGGCGTGGTGACCCCGTGGAACTTCCCCAGCGCCATGATCACCCGCAAGGTGGCGGCGGCGCTTGCGGCGGGCTGCACCGTGGTGGCGCATCCATCGGCCGAAACGCCGCTGTCGGCGCTGGCGCTGGCCGAACTGGCGGAACGGGCCGGCCTGCCCGCCGGGGTGCTGAACATGCTGCCCGGCGATGCCGCGACCATCGTCGGGCGGATGTGCGCCGACCCGCGGCTGCGCGGCTTGTCCTTTACCGGCTCGACCGAAATCGGCCGCCTTGTCGCGGCGCAGTGCGCCCCCGGCCTGAAGCGGCTGGTGATGGAGCTTGGCGGCCACGCGCCGCTGATCATCTTTGCGGATGCCGAGCTGGATCGCGCGGTCCGGATCGCGATGGATGCCAAGTTTGCGACCTCGGGTCAGGATTGCCTGGCCGTCAACCGGATCTTCGTGCAGCGGCCGCTGATGGCGCGCTTCACCGCGGCCCTTGCCGACCGGATCGCGGCGTTGCGGGTCGGCAACGGGCTGGACCCGGCCAGCCAGATCGGCCCGCTGATGCATTCGCGCGCCGTAGCCAAGGTCAAGGCACAGATCGATGACGCCATCGCGAAAGGCGCGCGGCTTGTCACCGGCGGCACGGCGCACCCCGGTCTGGCGCTGGCCTGGCAGCCGACGCTGTTGGCCGATGTGCCCGACACCGCCCTGATCTGGCGCGAGGAAACCTTCGGCCCGGTCGCCGCCCTTGCCGCCTTCGACACCGAGGCCGAGGTGATCGCCCGCGCCAATGCCACCGACTATGGCCTTGTGGCCTATGTGGTGACCGACAACGGCGCGCGGCAGATGCGCCTGTCGCGGGCGCTCGATTTCGGCATGGTGGCGGTGAACCGCGCCCGGATCACCGGCGGCCCGATCCCGTTCGGCGGCTGGAAACAGTCGGGTCTGGGCCGCGAAGGCTCGCGCCACGGGCTGGAGGCCTTCACCGAACTGAAATACATCTGCATCGACACCGCCGCCTGA
- the istA gene encoding IS21 family transposase, translated as MAYKPITDQQLRLYMSDLRYHSQRTSAARAGFSERTARRFDANPTLPSNRKIVHGRTVADPLEGYWEGDILPLLERDSTLQAVTLLRHLQGLHPLAFPDDRIRRTLERRVRQWRALNGPERDIIFRQTPEPGRMAQSDFTHAEELEVTIAGQLFPHLLYHFVMVYSRWEHVGVVLGGESFTALAENLQQALWSLGGAPQEHRTDSLSAAFRNLTADQRQDITTRYNAFVGHYGMEASRNNRGEAHENGAVESQNRHLKKAIEQALILRGSRDFASIEDYRRFVDILVARRNRQRAAATQVERAHLKPLPLRRTTDFTETVVPVTRTGGFLVKSIFYSAPSQLIGQRLRVHLYDDRLEAFLGSTLVVSHTRARGRGDGHRVHVINYHHVIHALRRKPQALWSSIYRDSLFPRTEYAEAWKVLQRDLPRRDACRRMVDLLFIAHDRACEAELAHLLAAELDAGRVPDPGPLASCLNPRQTALPRDVAVAHPSLDSFDALLGACA; from the coding sequence TTGGCCTACAAACCCATCACCGACCAGCAATTGAGATTATACATGTCCGACCTCCGATATCACAGTCAGCGCACGTCGGCCGCCCGCGCCGGGTTCAGTGAGCGCACGGCCCGACGGTTCGATGCCAATCCGACGCTGCCCTCGAACCGCAAGATTGTTCACGGGCGCACGGTGGCCGATCCCCTCGAGGGTTATTGGGAGGGCGACATCCTTCCTTTGCTGGAGAGGGACAGCACTTTGCAGGCCGTCACCCTGCTGCGCCACCTTCAGGGCCTGCACCCGCTGGCCTTCCCCGACGACCGCATCCGGCGCACCCTGGAACGGCGGGTGCGGCAGTGGCGGGCGCTGAACGGGCCCGAGCGCGACATCATCTTCCGCCAGACGCCGGAGCCGGGCCGCATGGCCCAGTCCGACTTCACTCATGCCGAGGAGCTGGAGGTGACGATCGCGGGCCAGCTATTCCCGCATCTGCTCTACCACTTCGTCATGGTCTACAGCCGGTGGGAGCATGTCGGGGTGGTCCTGGGCGGGGAGAGCTTCACGGCCTTGGCCGAGAACCTGCAGCAGGCGCTCTGGTCGCTCGGCGGGGCACCACAGGAGCATCGCACCGACAGCCTCTCGGCCGCTTTCCGCAACCTGACGGCTGACCAGCGCCAGGATATCACCACGCGCTACAATGCCTTCGTCGGCCATTACGGCATGGAGGCCAGTCGCAACAACCGCGGGGAAGCTCATGAGAACGGCGCGGTGGAATCCCAGAACCGGCACCTGAAGAAGGCCATCGAACAGGCGCTGATCCTGCGCGGCAGCCGCGACTTCGCCAGCATTGAGGACTACCGGCGCTTCGTCGACATTCTGGTGGCACGGCGCAACCGGCAGCGGGCGGCGGCCACGCAGGTGGAACGGGCGCATCTGAAGCCCCTGCCGCTCCGGCGCACCACCGACTTTACAGAGACCGTGGTTCCGGTCACCCGCACCGGCGGCTTTCTGGTCAAGAGCATCTTCTACAGCGCCCCGTCGCAGCTGATCGGGCAGCGCTTGCGGGTCCACCTTTACGACGATCGCCTTGAGGCCTTTCTCGGCAGCACCCTGGTCGTCAGCCATACAAGGGCGCGTGGTCGCGGCGACGGCCATCGCGTGCATGTCATCAACTACCATCACGTCATCCATGCGCTGCGGCGCAAACCGCAAGCCCTGTGGAGTTCGATCTACCGCGACAGCCTGTTCCCGCGAACCGAATACGCTGAGGCCTGGAAGGTGCTACAGCGCGATCTGCCCCGCCGCGACGCCTGCCGCCGCATGGTCGACCTGCTGTTCATCGCCCACGACCGGGCCTGCGAGGCGGAACTGGCACATCTGCTGGCAGCAGAATTGGACGCGGGCCGGGTGCCCGATCCCGGACCTCTGGCATCCTGCCTGAACCCGCGGCAAACGGCGCTGCCGAGAGATGTTGCCGTCGCCCATCCCTCGCTCGACAGCTTCGATGCCCTTCTGGGAGCCTGCGCATGA
- the istB gene encoding IS21-like element helper ATPase IstB, which produces MTSREIDIHTLPGMLTALRLPSFHKLWADIATRADTEGWPAARFLAVLAEYELAERDMRRIQRHMNEAQLPAGKTLATFDFKALPTLPRARIEALAAGDWLEGGGNLIAIGNSGTGKTHILCAIGHALIERGHRVFYTRTSDLVQRLQAARRDLVLEAALAKLDKFDLIILDDITYAHKDQAETGVLFELIARRYEYRSIAIAANQPFSGWDQIFPDKAMTVAAIDRLVHHAAILEMNAESFRQRAAASNKEALSRPPTTTIADNKDKGEG; this is translated from the coding sequence ATGACCTCCCGCGAGATCGACATCCACACGCTGCCAGGCATGCTGACCGCGCTGCGCCTGCCCAGCTTCCACAAGCTTTGGGCCGACATCGCCACCCGTGCCGACACCGAAGGCTGGCCCGCTGCCCGCTTTCTGGCTGTCCTCGCGGAATACGAACTGGCCGAGCGCGACATGCGCCGCATTCAGCGCCACATGAACGAGGCACAGCTACCGGCTGGCAAGACGCTGGCGACCTTCGACTTCAAGGCGCTGCCAACCCTGCCGCGCGCCCGGATCGAGGCCTTGGCGGCCGGCGACTGGCTGGAGGGTGGCGGCAATCTGATCGCCATCGGCAATTCCGGCACGGGCAAAACGCACATTCTCTGCGCGATAGGCCATGCCCTGATCGAGCGGGGACACCGCGTGTTCTATACCCGCACCAGCGATCTGGTGCAGCGACTTCAGGCCGCCCGCCGCGATCTGGTGCTCGAAGCCGCGCTCGCCAAGCTCGACAAGTTCGACCTGATCATCCTCGACGACATCACCTACGCCCACAAGGATCAGGCCGAGACAGGCGTGCTCTTCGAGCTGATCGCCCGGCGCTACGAATACCGCAGCATCGCCATCGCCGCCAACCAGCCCTTCAGCGGCTGGGACCAGATCTTCCCGGACAAGGCGATGACCGTCGCCGCCATCGACCGGCTGGTTCATCACGCAGCGATCCTGGAGATGAATGCCGAAAGCTTCCGCCAGCGCGCGGCCGCCTCCAACAAAGAGGCGCTGAGCAGACCGCCAACGACAACCATCGCCGACAACAAGGACAAAGGAGAAGGCTGA
- a CDS encoding aspartate aminotransferase family protein — protein MLDRDNDLNAWDRDHFFHPSTHAGAHARGETPRRVIAGGEGVHITDTEGRRSLDAFAGLYCVNVGYGRSEIAEAIAEQARKLAYYHAYVGHGTEASITLARMIIERAPSHMSRVYFGLSGSDANETNIKLIWYYNNILGRPEKKKIISRWRGYHGSGVMTGSLTGLALFHANFDLPRAPVLHTEAPYYFRRENRDQTEEQFSAHCAAKLEEMILAEGPDTVAAFIGEPILGTGGIVPPPAGYWAAIQAVLAKYDILLVADEVVTGFGRLGTMFGSTHYGMVPDLITIAKGLTSAYAPLSGSIVSDRIWQVLVQGSDEAGPMGHGWTYSAHPICAAAGVANLKLIDEMGLVENAGTTGAYFRAALSAALAGHPNVGEVRGDGLMAAVEFVEDRDDRRFFDPARKIGPAVSAALLDRGVIGRAMPQGDILGFAPPLCLTRDEADIVVDAALRAVEAVLG, from the coding sequence ATGCTCGACCGTGACAACGACCTGAACGCCTGGGACCGCGATCATTTCTTCCACCCCTCGACCCATGCCGGTGCCCATGCGCGGGGCGAGACGCCGCGGCGGGTGATTGCCGGGGGCGAGGGGGTCCATATCACCGACACCGAGGGTCGGCGCAGCCTTGATGCCTTTGCCGGGCTTTACTGCGTCAACGTCGGCTACGGGCGCAGCGAGATTGCCGAGGCGATTGCCGAGCAGGCGCGCAAGCTGGCCTATTACCACGCCTATGTCGGCCACGGCACCGAGGCCAGCATCACGCTGGCGCGGATGATCATCGAACGCGCGCCTTCGCACATGAGCCGGGTCTATTTCGGCCTGTCGGGCTCGGATGCCAACGAGACCAACATCAAGCTGATCTGGTATTACAACAACATCCTCGGCCGACCCGAGAAGAAGAAGATCATCAGCCGTTGGCGCGGCTATCACGGCTCGGGCGTGATGACCGGCAGCCTGACCGGGCTCGCGCTGTTCCACGCCAACTTCGACCTGCCGCGCGCCCCCGTGCTGCACACCGAGGCGCCCTACTACTTCCGCCGCGAGAACCGCGACCAGACCGAGGAACAGTTCAGCGCCCATTGCGCGGCGAAGCTGGAAGAGATGATCCTGGCCGAGGGCCCCGACACAGTCGCCGCCTTCATCGGTGAACCGATCCTCGGCACCGGCGGCATCGTGCCGCCGCCCGCGGGCTACTGGGCGGCGATCCAGGCGGTGCTGGCGAAATACGACATCCTGCTGGTGGCCGACGAGGTGGTGACCGGCTTCGGCCGCCTTGGCACCATGTTCGGCTCGACCCATTACGGCATGGTGCCCGACCTGATCACCATCGCCAAGGGCCTGACCTCGGCCTATGCGCCGCTGTCGGGGTCGATCGTGTCCGACCGGATATGGCAGGTGCTGGTGCAGGGCTCGGACGAGGCGGGGCCGATGGGCCATGGCTGGACCTATTCGGCGCACCCGATCTGTGCGGCGGCCGGGGTCGCCAACCTGAAGCTGATCGACGAGATGGGGCTGGTGGAGAACGCGGGCACCACCGGCGCCTACTTCCGCGCGGCGCTGTCGGCCGCCCTGGCCGGGCACCCCAACGTCGGCGAGGTGCGCGGCGACGGGCTGATGGCGGCGGTGGAGTTCGTCGAGGACAGGGACGACCGCCGCTTCTTCGACCCCGCCCGCAAGATCGGCCCCGCCGTCTCCGCCGCCCTGCTCGACCGGGGCGTGATCGGCCGCGCCATGCCCCAAGGCGACATCCTCGGCTTCGCACCGCCGTTGTGCCTCACCCGCGACGAGGCCGATATTGTCGTGGATGCCGCGCTGCGGGCGGTAGAGGCCGTGCTGGGCTAG
- a CDS encoding Lrp/AsnC family transcriptional regulator, with protein sequence MKLDAIDLRILDAVQRDGRITKLKLAELAGLSPTPCWLRLRKLEQAGIIAGYHARLAPRRLAPIATIIVEVALANHRQTDFDRFERAVAATPEITACWSVGGGVDYFLKVTCRDIDSYQRLIDRLLAGDIGIDRYFTYIVTRTVKEDIAVPLALFGAE encoded by the coding sequence ATGAAACTCGACGCCATCGACCTGCGCATTCTCGACGCCGTCCAGCGCGACGGCCGCATCACCAAGCTGAAGCTGGCAGAACTGGCGGGCCTGTCTCCGACGCCCTGCTGGCTGCGGCTGCGCAAGCTGGAACAGGCGGGCATCATCGCGGGCTATCACGCGCGCCTCGCCCCGCGCCGCCTTGCCCCGATTGCCACGATCATCGTCGAGGTGGCGCTGGCCAACCACCGCCAGACCGATTTCGACCGTTTCGAGCGGGCGGTGGCGGCCACCCCGGAAATCACCGCCTGCTGGTCGGTCGGCGGCGGGGTCGATTACTTCCTGAAGGTCACTTGCCGCGACATCGACAGCTATCAGCGCCTGATCGACCGCCTGCTGGCCGGCGACATCGGCATCGACCGCTATTTCACCTACATCGTGACCCGCACCGTCAAGGAAGACATCGCGGTGCCGCTGGCGCTGTTCGGGGCGGAATAG
- a CDS encoding NAD(P)/FAD-dependent oxidoreductase gives MLDTSPQTEINQVLAEFGAALEAGDIARATACFQDDCYWRDLVSFTWNLKTCEGKAEIADMLTHQLAATAPRGWSVAEGETASADGGVTTAWITFETALARGFGLIRLKEGRIWTLLTTMVELKGHEEHKGFTRPMGAKHGADKHRPTWKEEREQEARDLGTTTQPYVLIIGGGQGGIALGARLRQLGVPAIIVEKNERPGDSWRNRYKSLCLHDPVWYDHLPYIKFPENWPVFAPKDKIGDWLEMYTKVMELNYWARTTCKSASYDEAAGEWTVVVDRDGQEVVLKPKQLVLATGMSAKANMPTYKGMETFRGDQHHSSKHPGPDAYRGKKAVVIGSNNSAHDICAALWENDVDVTMLQRSSTHIVRSDTLMDVGLGGLYSEQAVRSGMTTEKADLIFASLPYRILHEFQIPLYDKMREMDAEFYAGLERAGFWLDWGADGSGLFMKYLRRGSGYYIDVGASQLIIDGKIKLAHGNVREIVPDGVVLEDGTKLEADLIVYATGFGSMNGWAADLIGKDVADKVGKCWGLGSDTPKDPGPWVGEQRNMWKPTRQEALWFHGGNLHQSRHYSQFLALQLKARMEGIDTPVYGVPETHHLG, from the coding sequence ATGCTCGACACGTCACCACAGACCGAGATCAATCAGGTGTTGGCCGAATTCGGCGCGGCGCTGGAGGCGGGCGACATTGCCCGCGCCACCGCGTGCTTTCAGGACGACTGCTATTGGCGCGACCTTGTGAGCTTTACCTGGAACCTCAAGACCTGCGAGGGCAAGGCCGAGATTGCGGACATGCTGACCCATCAGCTTGCCGCGACCGCGCCCCGCGGCTGGAGCGTGGCCGAGGGCGAGACCGCCAGCGCGGACGGCGGCGTCACCACGGCGTGGATCACGTTCGAGACGGCGCTGGCGCGCGGTTTCGGCCTGATCCGGCTGAAGGAGGGCCGGATCTGGACGCTGCTGACCACCATGGTGGAGCTGAAGGGGCACGAGGAGCACAAGGGCTTTACCCGCCCGATGGGGGCAAAGCACGGGGCCGACAAGCACCGCCCGACCTGGAAGGAAGAACGCGAACAGGAAGCCCGCGATCTGGGCACCACCACCCAGCCCTATGTGCTGATCATCGGCGGCGGGCAGGGCGGCATCGCGCTGGGCGCGCGGCTGCGGCAACTGGGGGTGCCCGCGATCATCGTGGAAAAGAACGAGCGTCCCGGCGACAGCTGGCGCAACCGCTACAAGTCGCTCTGCCTGCATGACCCGGTGTGGTATGATCACCTGCCCTACATCAAGTTCCCCGAAAACTGGCCGGTCTTTGCGCCCAAGGACAAGATCGGCGACTGGCTGGAGATGTATACCAAGGTGATGGAGCTGAACTACTGGGCGCGCACCACCTGCAAGTCGGCCAGCTATGACGAGGCCGCCGGCGAATGGACCGTGGTCGTGGACCGCGACGGTCAGGAGGTGGTGCTGAAGCCGAAGCAGCTTGTGCTGGCCACCGGCATGTCGGCCAAGGCGAACATGCCGACCTACAAGGGGATGGAAACCTTCAGGGGCGATCAGCACCATTCGTCGAAACACCCCGGCCCGGACGCGTACCGGGGCAAGAAGGCGGTGGTGATCGGCTCCAACAACTCGGCCCACGACATCTGCGCCGCCCTGTGGGAGAACGATGTTGACGTGACGATGTTGCAGCGGTCATCGACCCATATCGTGCGGTCGGACACGCTGATGGATGTGGGGCTGGGCGGGCTTTATTCGGAACAGGCGGTGCGGTCGGGCATGACGACCGAGAAGGCCGACCTGATCTTCGCCTCGCTGCCTTACCGGATTCTGCACGAATTCCAGATTCCGCTGTATGACAAGATGCGCGAGATGGACGCGGAGTTCTATGCGGGGCTGGAGCGGGCAGGTTTCTGGCTGGACTGGGGCGCCGACGGGTCGGGGCTGTTCATGAAATACCTGCGGCGCGGGTCGGGGTATTACATCGACGTGGGTGCCAGCCAGCTGATCATCGACGGCAAGATCAAGCTGGCCCATGGGAACGTGCGCGAAATCGTGCCCGATGGCGTGGTGCTGGAAGACGGCACGAAGCTGGAGGCAGATCTTATCGTCTATGCCACCGGCTTCGGGTCGATGAACGGCTGGGCGGCTGACCTGATCGGCAAGGATGTGGCCGACAAGGTGGGCAAGTGCTGGGGCCTGGGGTCGGACACGCCGAAAGACCCGGGGCCCTGGGTCGGCGAGCAGCGCAACATGTGGAAGCCGACCCGGCAGGAGGCGCTGTGGTTCCACGGCGGCAACCTGCACCAGTCGCGGCATTATTCGCAGTTCCTCGCGTTGCAGTTGAAAGCCCGGATGGAAGGCATCGACACGCCGGTCTATGGCGTGCCGGAAACCCATCACCTGGGCTGA